The Moritella sp. 24 sequence TTGATTTAGTTTTTAAGAGAGGGCTTTGCCCTCTCGTAATATGAGTAATTATCTATGAGTTCTGATTTATCTAAAATACCTACATCGATTGATGATTTTAAATTACTCCCGTGTTCTCGTGATATTGCTGATGTTGATTTTGTTGCTCCAGGTCCATTGGAAGTTAAAGCATTGCGGAATTTGATTGGCTTTAGCCAAAATGATTTAGCTAAATTTGTAGGAGTGACTTATAACCAGAGGAAAGGCTCTACAGCTGTGAGAAAGTGGGAAACTGTTTCAGGTAATGAGGCTAGACCCATCTCGCTA is a genomic window containing:
- a CDS encoding DNA-binding transcriptional regulator; its protein translation is MSSDLSKIPTSIDDFKLLPCSRDIADVDFVAPGPLEVKALRNLIGFSQNDLAKFVGVTYNQRKGSTAVRKWETVSGNEARPISLSAWKLMQIKAGLIVVEVM